In Solobacterium moorei, a single genomic region encodes these proteins:
- a CDS encoding IS30 family transposase: MSGKHFTLEDRINILMHVKQNHSMRMIAAALNASASTVSRELEKHRILDEYSVFHPLAPTCSRIMKAPWICNGCPRFSACKKRKYRYIPTQAHSAYESTLHLSREKIRTGEKGLRFLDNLVTPLIRDQRQTVAHVFSTHGEQMGISRSTFYRYVNDNKLTTRNIDLPKRVRYPLLKKNIKRGDNTMIDNQSCRVGRDYTAFQEFIAQHPKANIAEMDSVIGKKGVGEKVLLTLLLRKSKFMFAFLRNRNTQASVTEVFDYIQRKIGFARFATMFRVVLTDNGPEFKDPISLEHGTRNVQRCRIFYCDSRASQQKGRIEKNHEYIRKYLPQGTSFNDLTQEKVNLMMSHINSVKRDSLDGRSPFECLTRAELKTIKKLGLTPIDPDEVNLSLDLIQ; the protein is encoded by the coding sequence ATGTCAGGTAAACATTTCACACTCGAAGACCGTATTAATATCCTTATGCATGTCAAACAAAATCATTCCATGCGCATGATAGCTGCCGCTTTGAATGCCTCTGCTTCTACTGTTTCCAGAGAACTTGAAAAGCATAGGATCCTTGATGAATACTCTGTCTTTCATCCTCTCGCTCCTACCTGCAGCCGTATCATGAAGGCCCCTTGGATATGCAATGGCTGTCCTCGTTTCTCTGCATGCAAAAAGAGAAAGTATCGCTACATCCCTACACAGGCACATAGTGCTTATGAATCTACTCTTCATCTGTCTAGAGAGAAGATCCGTACTGGGGAAAAAGGTCTGAGATTTCTTGATAATCTCGTCACACCTTTGATCCGTGACCAAAGGCAAACCGTCGCCCACGTATTCTCCACTCATGGCGAACAGATGGGAATATCCCGTTCTACTTTTTACCGCTATGTCAATGACAATAAACTCACCACCCGCAATATAGATCTTCCCAAGCGAGTTCGCTATCCGCTCCTCAAAAAGAATATCAAACGTGGCGATAACACAATGATAGACAATCAATCGTGCCGTGTGGGACGCGATTATACTGCCTTTCAGGAATTCATTGCCCAACATCCGAAAGCTAATATCGCTGAGATGGATTCCGTCATCGGTAAGAAAGGTGTCGGCGAAAAGGTACTTCTAACCCTACTATTACGTAAGAGTAAATTTATGTTTGCCTTCCTAAGGAATAGAAATACACAAGCTTCTGTAACAGAAGTATTCGACTACATCCAAAGGAAAATCGGCTTTGCAAGGTTCGCTACTATGTTCCGTGTAGTGCTTACGGACAACGGTCCTGAATTCAAGGACCCCATTTCCTTGGAACATGGTACACGCAACGTACAGCGCTGTCGTATATTTTATTGTGATTCCCGTGCTTCCCAACAAAAGGGGCGTATTGAAAAGAATCATGAATATATTCGAAAATATCTGCCCCAAGGAACTTCCTTTAACGACCTTACACAAGAAAAGGTAAATCTAATGATGAGCCATATCAATTCCGTCAAGCGTGACTCATTGGATGGTCGTTCACCATTTGAATGTCTCACTAGAGCAGAACTCAAAACAATAAAAAAGCTTGGATTAACACCAATCGATCCAGATGAAGTCAATCTAAGCCTAGACCTAATTCAATAG
- a CDS encoding PolC-type DNA polymerase III produces the protein MTQYLKDLVKIDNQDDLYEEIEIERVRLFRARNLLELHLHTPNVLSFDSYQEIHHKLKELTGSNIQLFIQPEQNRCNQVEIRKYLDVFFHTNPEMRILESGTFQYDAQKCIIKYAFVSATDCDRASSYIEHVESFLATIGLHGVTVLTETLIPVMQNEIKEVSVTVVSEEAERPQEKSTHKYQRTKMDDYEKINLIDVHDPIADIQFEGEVFGNDYIEIRKTGRTIQSFSVFDGTDAIAVKRFEGRGVTKEDLSSIHDGDYVRIYGTISYDSFAKDLTCIASNVVKIEKAKIVDTAETKRVELHMHSNLSEMDGVCDIKDIITYVYNLGHRGIAITDHADVQSLVKAYNTAQSLKKKDPDREFRVGLGCEFNLANDELTIVRNATDENLDDVTYISFDLETTGLSCYFDHIIEFGAVRIKNSTIIDRKQLFIKPPVPIPGFITSKTNITNDMVKNAKPFAEAIDEILDYIKDDVLVAHNATFDYYFLNEELRRIGRKPLTNVVIDTLDMSRAVLPDRRAYRLGNLSRYYHVNYNEEEAHRADFDAGALADVFLCLLKDAKDKFATKTISDLQIKLQSPKSFMKVRRSHVCAIAKTHDGLVALYKLVTESNTNTLAVNGKATGKEGTDVAAEPRVVRSTLEKYRENLLLGSACLNGEVFELACNGDDARLEEAMKLYDYIELQPLGNYSTSIVLGSIPSVDRLKEVQKRIIRMAQKLNIPVCATSDAHYCIPEQKIFRDVYIMSQGVGGTIHPLYIRDEVLRLRTKNPDQHIRLTDEMKKEFAWLDDPDLIEEIVVRNPNSIFDLIEEVRPVPAGTYPPVIEGSDDKLRKICHDTAMCMYGFEGKVPEIVTDRLNSELDNIIRNGFGVHYYIAHLLVKKSNDDGYVVGSRGSVGSSFTATMSGITEVNPLRPHYLCQKCHYSEFFDDPSIASGFDLPDKVCPYCGETMRGNGHNIPFQTFLGFNADKTPDIDLNFSNEYQWRAHAFIKDVFGEDHAFRAGTIGTVAEKTAFGYVQGYCEKMKISNMRRPMKDYLAHGCQNVKRTTGQHPGGIIIIPHEYEAEDFTPVQYPANDPTSAWKTTHYDFHDIHDNVLKFDILGHVDPTAMRLLQKIATVKPLDIPMNDIETLSLFSCDDALKADTRIYKKETGALGLPEFGTRTTRGVLEETRPKKFSDLVIISGLSHGTDVWAGNAQELIRQGHTIDEVIGCRDDIMTYLLDHNLESLDAFKIMESVRKGKGLTEAWEKSMIEHQVPEWYIESCKKIKYMFPKAHAVAYVMMAMRIAWYKVHEPLNFYIQYLTLRCDTYEIETMAKGIDVIRTRMNDISTRIAERNPENPVSNKEKSLFDVLEVCEELYARGYNISNVDLYKSLATEFRMSPDNPKTIIPPFTVIDGLGVNVAKSIEEAREKGEFLSKEDILKRTQVSSSMLVKLAHMGCLEGLQESNQMSLF, from the coding sequence ATGACGCAATATTTAAAAGATTTAGTGAAGATTGATAATCAAGATGACTTGTATGAAGAGATTGAAATTGAAAGAGTTCGATTATTTCGTGCACGTAATCTTTTAGAGCTACACTTACATACTCCAAATGTATTATCTTTTGATAGCTATCAAGAAATTCATCACAAATTGAAAGAGCTAACTGGCTCTAATATTCAATTATTCATACAGCCAGAACAGAATCGTTGTAATCAAGTTGAGATCCGAAAATACTTAGATGTATTCTTTCATACAAATCCTGAGATGCGTATTCTTGAAAGTGGTACATTCCAATATGATGCACAGAAGTGCATTATCAAATATGCGTTTGTCAGTGCGACCGATTGTGACCGTGCAAGTAGTTACATTGAACATGTAGAATCCTTTTTAGCAACCATTGGTTTACATGGGGTGACTGTACTTACAGAAACACTGATTCCTGTTATGCAAAATGAAATAAAGGAAGTTAGTGTTACAGTTGTTAGTGAAGAAGCTGAAAGGCCACAAGAGAAATCAACACATAAATATCAACGTACCAAGATGGATGATTATGAGAAAATCAACTTGATCGATGTACATGATCCCATCGCTGATATTCAATTCGAAGGTGAAGTATTTGGAAATGATTACATTGAAATTCGTAAGACTGGTAGAACAATTCAATCGTTTAGTGTCTTTGATGGTACAGATGCGATTGCGGTAAAACGGTTTGAGGGGCGTGGTGTAACAAAGGAAGACCTCTCTTCAATTCATGATGGAGATTATGTTCGTATTTATGGCACGATTTCTTATGATAGCTTTGCGAAGGATTTAACCTGTATTGCGTCTAATGTTGTGAAAATCGAAAAAGCAAAGATAGTTGATACAGCAGAAACAAAGCGTGTTGAATTACACATGCATTCAAATTTATCGGAGATGGATGGTGTTTGCGATATCAAGGATATCATAACCTATGTATACAATTTGGGACATCGTGGTATCGCGATTACGGATCACGCAGATGTACAGTCTCTTGTAAAGGCATATAACACAGCACAATCATTAAAGAAAAAAGACCCGGATAGAGAGTTTAGAGTTGGCCTTGGATGTGAATTTAATCTTGCGAATGATGAATTAACAATTGTTCGTAATGCGACAGATGAGAATCTAGACGACGTAACTTACATATCTTTTGACTTAGAAACAACAGGTCTATCCTGTTATTTTGATCATATTATTGAATTTGGTGCTGTTCGTATTAAGAATTCAACGATTATCGATCGTAAACAGTTATTTATAAAACCACCAGTACCGATTCCTGGTTTTATTACATCAAAAACAAACATTACAAATGACATGGTAAAAAATGCCAAGCCATTTGCCGAAGCAATTGATGAAATTTTAGACTACATCAAAGATGATGTATTGGTAGCACATAATGCGACGTTTGACTATTATTTCTTGAATGAAGAATTACGTCGTATTGGTAGAAAACCATTGACCAATGTTGTGATTGATACCTTAGATATGTCTCGTGCAGTTTTACCAGATCGTAGAGCATATCGTTTGGGAAACTTATCACGTTATTATCATGTTAATTACAACGAAGAAGAAGCGCACCGTGCTGACTTCGATGCTGGCGCATTAGCAGATGTATTCTTGTGTCTGTTAAAGGATGCTAAAGATAAGTTTGCAACAAAGACAATATCTGACTTACAAATCAAATTACAGTCTCCTAAGTCCTTTATGAAGGTAAGACGTAGTCATGTTTGTGCTATCGCAAAGACTCATGATGGTTTAGTTGCGTTATATAAGCTTGTTACAGAATCCAATACAAATACGCTAGCAGTCAATGGAAAAGCGACCGGTAAAGAGGGTACTGACGTAGCTGCTGAACCACGTGTTGTACGTTCCACGCTTGAAAAGTATAGGGAGAATTTATTACTAGGATCAGCATGCTTGAATGGCGAAGTGTTTGAACTTGCATGTAATGGTGATGATGCTCGCTTAGAAGAAGCGATGAAACTTTATGATTACATCGAGCTTCAACCGTTGGGCAACTATTCCACTTCAATTGTATTAGGAAGTATTCCTAGTGTGGATCGTTTAAAAGAAGTGCAAAAACGTATTATTCGCATGGCACAGAAGTTAAATATTCCAGTCTGTGCAACCAGTGATGCCCATTACTGTATACCTGAACAAAAGATTTTTCGTGATGTATATATCATGTCACAGGGTGTAGGTGGCACAATTCATCCACTCTATATTCGTGATGAAGTGCTACGTTTACGTACAAAGAATCCTGATCAACATATTCGTTTAACAGATGAAATGAAAAAAGAATTTGCTTGGTTAGATGATCCAGATTTAATTGAAGAAATTGTTGTACGTAATCCAAATAGTATTTTTGATTTAATTGAAGAGGTAAGACCTGTTCCTGCAGGCACATATCCACCAGTTATTGAAGGTTCAGATGACAAGTTACGAAAGATTTGTCATGATACAGCGATGTGTATGTACGGTTTTGAAGGCAAAGTTCCTGAGATTGTAACTGACCGTTTAAATAGTGAATTAGACAATATTATTCGTAATGGATTTGGTGTGCATTACTACATTGCACATTTACTGGTAAAGAAATCAAATGATGATGGTTATGTCGTTGGTTCACGTGGATCAGTCGGTTCTTCCTTTACTGCTACGATGTCTGGCATTACGGAAGTAAATCCACTTCGTCCACATTATCTATGTCAAAAGTGTCATTATAGTGAGTTCTTTGATGATCCATCCATTGCCTCTGGTTTTGACTTACCCGATAAGGTATGCCCATATTGTGGTGAAACGATGCGTGGAAATGGCCATAACATCCCATTCCAAACCTTCTTGGGATTCAATGCGGATAAGACTCCAGATATCGACTTAAACTTCTCTAACGAATATCAATGGCGTGCACATGCATTTATCAAGGATGTATTTGGTGAAGATCATGCATTCCGTGCGGGTACGATTGGTACTGTGGCTGAAAAGACTGCCTTTGGATATGTACAAGGTTATTGCGAAAAGATGAAAATAAGCAACATGCGTAGACCAATGAAAGATTATCTTGCGCATGGTTGTCAAAATGTCAAACGTACTACAGGTCAGCATCCAGGTGGTATTATTATCATTCCACATGAATATGAGGCAGAAGATTTTACACCAGTACAGTATCCTGCAAATGATCCAACATCTGCTTGGAAAACAACACACTATGACTTCCACGATATTCATGATAATGTCTTGAAGTTTGATATCTTAGGTCATGTTGATCCTACGGCAATGCGTTTATTGCAGAAGATCGCTACGGTAAAACCTTTGGATATTCCGATGAATGATATTGAAACCTTATCCTTGTTCTCGTGTGATGATGCATTAAAAGCTGATACGAGAATCTATAAGAAGGAAACTGGTGCACTTGGTCTTCCTGAGTTTGGAACACGTACAACACGCGGTGTACTGGAAGAGACTCGTCCTAAGAAGTTCTCTGACTTGGTCATTATTTCTGGTTTATCGCATGGTACAGATGTATGGGCTGGTAATGCGCAGGAATTAATTCGTCAGGGCCATACAATCGATGAAGTTATCGGATGTCGTGACGATATTATGACTTATCTTTTAGATCATAACCTAGAGTCATTAGATGCCTTTAAGATTATGGAATCTGTACGTAAGGGTAAAGGTTTAACGGAAGCTTGGGAAAAATCTATGATTGAGCACCAGGTTCCAGAATGGTACATTGAATCTTGTAAGAAGATTAAGTACATGTTCCCAAAGGCACATGCAGTTGCGTATGTTATGATGGCCATGCGTATCGCATGGTACAAGGTACATGAACCTCTCAATTTCTACATTCAGTATTTAACATTGCGCTGCGATACTTATGAGATAGAGACGATGGCTAAAGGTATTGATGTCATTCGTACTCGTATGAATGATATTAGTACACGTATTGCGGAACGTAATCCAGAAAATCCAGTTTCAAATAAAGAGAAATCTTTATTTGATGTATTAGAAGTATGTGAAGAACTATATGCACGTGGTTACAATATTTCTAATGTCGATTTATACAAATCACTTGCAACAGAATTTAGAATGTCACCAGATAATCCAAAGACAATTATTCCACCATTTACAGTAATTGATGGCTTAGGTGTTAACGTAGCAAAGTCAATTGAAGAAGCGCGCGAAAAGGGCGAGTTCTTATCGAAAGAAGATATCCTAAAGCGTACACAGGTTTCTTCATCCATGTTAGTGAAGCTTGCGCACATGGGGTGTTTAGAAGGATTACAAGAAAGTAATCAAATGAGTTTATTCTAA
- a CDS encoding PTS glucose/sucrose transporter subunit IIB, with amino-acid sequence MENYKKIAEEVVEAVGGKSNIQENSTCMTRLHLTLADKSKVDLERVKKINGVMGTVDGEELQIVFGPGKVTKIGAEVSAITGILADERKEVYNEDLEKDIDLQARLRKTRLLSRLSTTDQYKYS; translated from the coding sequence ATGGAAAACTACAAGAAAATAGCTGAAGAAGTTGTTGAAGCTGTCGGCGGTAAGTCCAATATTCAGGAAAACTCAACATGCATGACAAGACTTCACTTAACTTTAGCTGACAAGTCTAAAGTAGACTTGGAGCGCGTCAAGAAAATCAATGGAGTTATGGGAACTGTTGATGGCGAAGAACTTCAAATCGTATTTGGACCTGGTAAGGTTACAAAGATTGGTGCAGAAGTTTCCGCAATCACAGGCATCTTAGCTGATGAACGTAAAGAAGTTTACAATGAAGATTTAGAAAAAGACATTGACTTACAGGCACGGCTAAGGAAAACAAGGCTGCTCAGCAGGCTAAGCACAACGGACCAGTACAAGTATTCTTAA
- a CDS encoding helicase HerA-like domain-containing protein, whose translation MLKENYILLGKAGDKEIRLLPNMLNRHGLIAGASGTGKTVTLKVIAESLSQMGVSTFIADVKGDLSGMIQEGDLSAISGRLEKLGITDFEVRKFPVHFFDVYRKKGHPIRAIMEEFDSLLLARILELTDAQEGNLQIILKVAQDMNLDIIDLKDLQAMTNYVGEHASELSLKYGNVTKQSIGGIQRKLLQLEQQGGTNLFGLPALSIQDLITTEGGLGMMNMLECQELFQHPLLYATFLLWLLNRIYQDLPEVGDVEKPKIVFFFDEAHLLFKDAPKALLDKIEQIVKLVRSKGVGVFFITQSPNDIPNSVLAQLSNRIQHALRAYTPTEIKAVKLAADSFRANPNLDTAERITNMKTGTALVSVLDEDGAPTIVEETMILPPMSSMQIADEALVIQTIQHDSIYGKYEKDIDPESAFESMNAIKEQEEEEARLAKEKISQEKLAAAQAKEDAKRSKENDWTGRIAKKIRNRTETELINVGIRSAKKFLSGFFK comes from the coding sequence ATGTTAAAAGAAAACTATATTTTATTAGGAAAAGCTGGCGATAAAGAGATTCGATTATTGCCAAACATGTTAAACCGTCATGGCTTAATTGCCGGTGCATCAGGTACAGGTAAAACTGTAACTTTGAAAGTGATAGCAGAGTCATTAAGTCAAATGGGTGTGTCAACATTTATTGCGGACGTGAAGGGTGATTTATCAGGTATGATCCAAGAAGGAGATTTATCTGCTATTTCAGGTAGACTTGAAAAGCTTGGTATCACTGATTTTGAAGTTCGTAAGTTCCCTGTACACTTCTTTGATGTATATCGTAAGAAGGGTCATCCAATTCGTGCCATTATGGAAGAGTTTGATTCCTTATTGCTTGCGCGTATTTTAGAATTAACAGATGCACAAGAAGGGAATCTTCAAATCATCTTAAAAGTTGCTCAAGATATGAACTTGGATATTATCGACTTGAAGGATCTTCAGGCGATGACAAATTATGTTGGTGAACATGCTAGTGAGCTTTCTTTGAAATATGGTAATGTTACAAAACAGAGTATTGGTGGTATTCAAAGAAAGTTATTACAATTAGAGCAACAGGGTGGTACAAATTTATTTGGTTTGCCTGCACTTTCGATTCAAGATTTGATTACTACTGAAGGTGGTTTAGGTATGATGAATATGCTGGAGTGTCAAGAGTTATTCCAGCATCCACTTCTTTACGCTACATTCCTATTATGGTTGTTAAACCGTATCTATCAAGATTTACCAGAGGTTGGTGATGTAGAGAAGCCAAAGATTGTATTCTTCTTTGATGAAGCGCATTTATTATTCAAGGATGCTCCTAAGGCATTGCTTGATAAGATTGAACAGATTGTTAAGTTAGTTCGTTCTAAGGGTGTTGGTGTATTCTTTATTACACAATCTCCAAATGATATACCTAATTCAGTGCTTGCGCAATTATCTAATCGCATTCAACATGCATTACGTGCATATACACCAACAGAAATCAAGGCTGTTAAATTAGCTGCTGATTCCTTCCGTGCAAATCCAAATTTAGATACTGCAGAACGGATTACGAATATGAAGACAGGTACTGCTCTTGTATCTGTGTTAGATGAAGATGGTGCTCCTACAATAGTAGAAGAGACGATGATCTTGCCTCCAATGTCCTCTATGCAAATTGCAGATGAAGCATTGGTAATACAGACAATTCAACATGACTCTATCTATGGTAAGTATGAAAAGGATATTGATCCAGAAAGTGCGTTTGAAAGTATGAATGCAATTAAGGAACAAGAGGAAGAAGAAGCTCGTCTTGCAAAAGAAAAAATTTCACAGGAGAAACTTGCGGCTGCTCAGGCAAAAGAAGACGCAAAACGCAGTAAAGAAAACGATTGGACTGGACGTATTGCTAAGAAGATTCGCAATCGTACAGAAACAGAATTAATCAATGTTGGAATTCGTTCCGCGAAGAAGTTTTTATCAGGTTTCTTTAAGTAA
- the thrS gene encoding threonine--tRNA ligase, translating into MRNFKEDVALNTLNHSCAHLMAQAVKHLYPQAKFWVGPVVEEGFYYDIDLGDDVIRDEDLAKIEKEMKKCAKADKRIVRQEITREEALEQFKDDEYKIDLINRMPEGTHISMYTQGDFTDLCRGPHTESTKNCRYFKLIKHSGAYWKGDKNNKVLQRIYGVCLPTQEELDSHLADLEDAKQRDHRKLGKDMQIFMFSDIVGGGLPLWLPNGLTVRRLLSDYIMNKELARGYQHVLTPSVASTKLYKISGHLAHYKDDMFPIMSRDDDEFVLRPMNCPEHMIIYKSQLHSYRDLPIRIAEIANDFRFEASGALTGIERSRAFTQNDSHIFCTEEQIASEIKAVTELILDVYKDFNLNQFEFRLSLRDKENTEKYFGNDDLWERSESELREVLKEMNVPYYEAEGEAAFYGPKIDVQVRSALGHDVTLSTIQLDYQLPERFELEYVANGGEKKRPVVIHRAILGSIDRFVAFLLEETKGILPLWLAPRQAVVIPVSPEAHGEYAKKVVEKLRKIGVRTELDDRNEKLGYRIREAQTNKLPIEVVVGDGEIENNGITLRRYGSRQETKMSLEEFLAAIKAEIDEKRLAPEVQKA; encoded by the coding sequence ATGAGAAATTTTAAAGAAGATGTGGCATTGAATACGTTAAATCATAGTTGTGCGCATTTAATGGCTCAGGCTGTAAAACATCTATACCCACAAGCTAAGTTCTGGGTAGGTCCAGTTGTAGAAGAAGGTTTCTACTACGATATTGATTTAGGTGATGATGTCATCCGTGATGAAGATCTCGCTAAGATTGAAAAGGAAATGAAAAAGTGTGCTAAGGCTGATAAGCGTATTGTTCGCCAGGAGATTACACGCGAAGAAGCTTTAGAACAGTTTAAGGATGATGAGTATAAGATTGACTTAATCAATCGTATGCCTGAAGGTACACATATTTCTATGTATACACAGGGTGACTTTACTGACCTATGTCGTGGTCCACATACAGAATCTACAAAGAACTGTCGTTACTTTAAGTTAATCAAACATTCTGGTGCATATTGGAAGGGTGACAAAAATAACAAGGTACTACAACGTATCTATGGTGTATGTTTACCAACACAAGAAGAACTTGATTCTCACTTAGCTGATCTGGAGGACGCAAAGCAAAGAGATCATCGTAAGCTTGGTAAAGATATGCAAATCTTTATGTTCTCAGATATTGTTGGTGGTGGTTTACCATTGTGGTTACCAAATGGTCTGACTGTTAGACGTCTATTATCTGACTATATTATGAATAAGGAACTTGCTAGAGGTTACCAGCATGTATTAACTCCATCTGTTGCTAGTACAAAACTTTACAAGATTTCAGGACACCTTGCACACTATAAGGATGATATGTTCCCAATTATGTCACGTGATGATGACGAGTTTGTATTGCGTCCTATGAACTGTCCTGAACACATGATTATCTATAAGTCTCAATTGCATTCTTACCGTGATTTACCAATTCGTATCGCTGAGATTGCTAACGACTTTCGTTTTGAAGCATCCGGTGCTTTGACGGGTATTGAACGTTCTCGTGCATTTACACAGAATGACTCTCATATCTTCTGTACAGAAGAACAGATTGCTTCTGAAATCAAAGCAGTAACTGAGCTAATTTTAGATGTTTATAAGGACTTTAACTTAAATCAGTTTGAGTTCCGGCTCTCTTTACGCGATAAAGAAAATACAGAGAAGTATTTTGGCAATGATGATCTTTGGGAAAGAAGTGAATCTGAATTGCGTGAAGTACTAAAGGAAATGAATGTTCCATATTATGAAGCAGAAGGTGAAGCTGCTTTCTATGGTCCTAAGATTGATGTACAGGTACGTTCTGCATTAGGCCATGATGTGACACTATCTACAATTCAGTTAGACTACCAGTTACCTGAACGTTTTGAATTAGAGTATGTTGCAAATGGTGGTGAAAAGAAGAGACCTGTTGTCATTCACCGTGCAATTCTAGGATCAATTGACCGCTTCGTTGCATTCTTACTTGAAGAGACAAAGGGTATCTTACCACTATGGTTAGCACCTCGTCAGGCAGTTGTTATTCCAGTATCCCCAGAAGCTCATGGAGAATATGCAAAGAAGGTTGTTGAAAAATTACGTAAGATTGGTGTACGTACAGAATTAGATGACCGTAATGAGAAGTTAGGCTATCGTATTCGTGAAGCACAAACGAATAAACTTCCAATTGAAGTTGTAGTAGGTGATGGTGAAATTGAAAACAATGGAATTACATTACGTCGCTACGGTTCCCGTCAGGAAACAAAGATGTCTCTTGAAGAGTTCTTAGCAGCAATCAAAGCTGAAATTGATGAGAAGCGTTTAGCTCCTGAAGTTCAAAAAGCGTAG
- a CDS encoding PTS transporter subunit EIIC, whose product MLNVLKLFFRVPGIAAVQLDPSIAQSWWYLTLNTAGWTLFAYLPIYIGMNAAKEYKGSPILGGMMGAMFVGNAAMPLLMKVGDPAAGINLPITGAPFDAAAGGILAAVFAGIVVAHVERWLRSWVPDTLDMILTPLCALLITAFLAIFILQPVGAVLTKAIFALADVLLNKLGFIGAYALSALQLPLVSVGLHRAFTPIHTIMNDPNGQTHGVNYLLPILQVAGAGQVGAVIALFARAKKNHKKLSEAILASVPAGILGIGEPLMYGVTLPLGKPFLTASLGAGFGGIMISLFHVGSVAQGVSGILGFLIVNEGGALGYLVGYVTAIIAAFVITYFFGWNEEKVTELFG is encoded by the coding sequence ATCTTAAACGTATTGAAGTTATTCTTCAGAGTTCCAGGTATCGCTGCTGTACAACTTGATCCATCTATCGCTCAGTCTTGGTGGTATTTAACACTTAATACAGCTGGTTGGACATTATTTGCTTATTTACCAATTTACATTGGTATGAACGCTGCGAAGGAATACAAGGGTTCACCAATCCTTGGTGGTATGATGGGCGCAATGTTCGTAGGTAACGCTGCTATGCCTTTATTAATGAAGGTTGGTGATCCTGCAGCTGGTATCAACTTACCAATTACTGGTGCTCCATTTGATGCAGCTGCTGGTGGTATCTTAGCTGCTGTATTTGCTGGTATCGTAGTTGCTCACGTTGAACGTTGGTTAAGAAGTTGGGTTCCAGATACATTAGATATGATCTTGACACCACTATGCGCATTATTAATTACAGCATTCTTAGCAATTTTTATTTTACAGCCAGTTGGTGCTGTATTAACAAAGGCTATCTTTGCATTAGCTGATGTATTATTAAACAAGTTAGGCTTTATTGGTGCGTATGCATTATCTGCGTTACAGTTACCACTTGTATCTGTTGGTTTACACCGTGCATTTACTCCAATTCATACAATTATGAATGATCCAAATGGCCAAACTCATGGTGTTAACTACTTATTACCAATCTTACAGGTTGCTGGTGCAGGGCAAGTTGGTGCTGTTATCGCATTGTTTGCAAGAGCTAAGAAGAATCACAAGAAGTTATCTGAAGCTATCCTAGCTTCTGTACCTGCAGGTATTTTAGGTATTGGTGAGCCATTAATGTATGGTGTTACATTACCTTTAGGTAAGCCATTCTTAACAGCTTCATTAGGTGCAGGTTTCGGTGGTATTATGATTTCCTTATTCCATGTAGGTTCTGTAGCACAGGGTGTATCTGGTATCTTAGGATTTTTAATTGTTAATGAAGGTGGCGCTTTAGGTTACTTGGTTGGTTATGTAACAGCTATCATTGCTGCATTTGTTATTACATACTTCTTTGGATGGAATGAAGAGAAAGTGACAGAACTATTCGGCTAA